One Serpentinicella alkaliphila DNA segment encodes these proteins:
- a CDS encoding spore coat associated protein CotJA — MNYECRPIHPPIMHYQIYPIPFMPVDPLLAHAYVPYQTYMMAYPLPEALDKGTLFPELYFPYVPEDKKWGGC, encoded by the coding sequence ATGAATTATGAGTGCAGACCAATTCATCCACCGATCATGCATTATCAAATTTACCCAATTCCATTTATGCCAGTCGATCCATTATTAGCCCATGCATATGTACCATACCAAACCTATATGATGGCATATCCATTGCCAGAGGCTTTAGATAAAGGGACGTTATTCCCAGAATTATATTTTCCTTATGTTCCTGAGGATAAGAAATGGGGGGGATGTTAA
- a CDS encoding spore coat protein CotJB: MKHDRVALLQRLQEVEFAALELNLYLDTHPLDQNALMQYNQLASQLQMLKQQYEMAYGPLLNFGFSPSQFPFKWLEGPWPWERQY; this comes from the coding sequence ATGAAACACGATAGAGTTGCCCTTTTACAAAGATTACAGGAAGTTGAGTTTGCTGCCTTAGAATTAAATCTATATTTGGATACTCATCCATTAGATCAAAATGCTTTAATGCAGTATAATCAACTTGCAAGTCAATTGCAAATGTTGAAACAGCAATATGAAATGGCTTATGGGCCACTTTTGAACTTCGGGTTTTCACCAAGTCAATTCCCTTTTAAGTGGCTTGAAGGGCCATGGCCTTGGGAACGTCAATACTAA
- a CDS encoding manganese catalase family protein, whose product MWIYEKKLQHPVRIEKCDLRMAKYLYTQYGGPDGELSAAIRYLNQRYTIPTNEAKALLTDIGTEELAHVEMIATMIYQLTEDATVEQLEAAGLGGNYAIRNRALFPADANGVPWTATYFQAHADPIADLHEDMAAEQKARTVYENLLNMTDDPGMKDTLRFLREREVVHFQRFGEALRIVQEYQQAKKYF is encoded by the coding sequence ATGTGGATTTATGAAAAGAAACTTCAGCATCCAGTTAGAATAGAAAAATGTGACCTTAGAATGGCAAAATATTTGTATACTCAATATGGAGGTCCGGATGGTGAACTATCTGCTGCTATAAGATATTTAAATCAAAGATACACTATTCCGACAAATGAAGCAAAAGCATTACTTACGGATATCGGAACTGAGGAACTAGCACATGTTGAAATGATTGCAACTATGATTTATCAGCTGACTGAAGATGCTACTGTAGAACAATTAGAAGCAGCTGGGTTAGGTGGAAACTATGCAATTAGAAATAGAGCACTTTTCCCAGCGGATGCTAATGGTGTGCCTTGGACAGCAACATATTTTCAAGCCCATGCAGACCCAATTGCAGATTTACATGAAGATATGGCTGCGGAACAAAAAGCTAGAACGGTATATGAAAATCTACTTAATATGACAGATGACCCAGGTATGAAGGATACTTTAAGGTTCTTACGCGAAAGAGAAGTAGTTCACTTCCAAAGATTTGGTGAAGCTTTGAGAATCGTTCAAGAATACCAACAAGCTAAAAAATACTTTTAG